One part of the Trichomycterus rosablanca isolate fTriRos1 chromosome 25, fTriRos1.hap1, whole genome shotgun sequence genome encodes these proteins:
- the stk11 gene encoding serine/threonine-protein kinase STK11, protein MSVGDLQHSVYMPENELMGMDTFIHRIDSTEVIYQPRRKRAKLIGKYLMGDLLGEGSYGKVKEMLDSETLCRRAVKILKKKKLRRIPNGEANVKKEIQLLRRLQHKNVIQLVDVLYNEEKQKMYMVMEYCVCGMQEMLDSVPEKRFPVFQAHGYFCQLLDGLEYLHSQGIVHKDIKPGNLLLTTDGALKISDLGVAEALHPFAEDDTCRTSQGSPAFQPPEIANGLDTFSGFKVDIWSAGVTLYNITTSLYPFEGDNIYKLFENIGKGDYTIPEECGPLLTDLLKGMLEYDPVKRFSIQQIRQHNWVRKKHPPSEPPVPIPPSAETRDVWRSMTVVPYLEDLHGYGEEEEDDDMFDGEDDIIYTQDFTVPGQVGEEEEQEMLEEPVPERSRAMVKPVCVNGTEPAALKPKSERRSSSSSNPSRKGVSTASKIRKLSTCKQQ, encoded by the exons ATGAGTGTCGGTGACCTCCAGCACTCAGTGTACATGCCTGAGAATGAGCTCATGGGCATGGACACCTTTATTCATCGCATTGACTCCACCGAGGTGATATACCAGCCTCGACGCAAACGCGCCAAGCTGATCGGGAAGTACCTGATGGGTGATCTTTTGGGGGAAGGCTCGTATGGCAAAGTAAAGGAGATGTTGGACTCAGAGACTCTTTGCAGACGAGCTGTCAAGATCCTTAAGAAGAAGAAACTGAGGAGGATTCCCAATGGAGAGGCCaatgtaaaaaa GGAAATTCAGCTGCTACGGAGACTACAGCATAAAAATGTGATCCAGTTGGTGGATGTATTGTACAATgaagaaaagcaaaaaat GTATATGGTAATGGAGTACTGCGTTTGTGGCATGCAGGAAATGTTGGACAGTGTTCCAGAAAAAAGATTTCCAGTATTTCAGGCTCACGG GTACTTTTGCCAGCTTTTGGATGGCCTTGAATATTTACACAGCCAGGGAATCGTTCACAAAGACATTAAACCGGGAAATTTGCTGCTGACCACAGACGGAGCTTTAAAGATCTCAGACTTGGGTGTAGCAGAG GCTCTGCACCCATTTGCAGAGGACGACACATGTCGGACAAGTCAGGGCTCACCGGCGTTTCAGCCTCCTGAGATCGCTAACGGCTTGGACACATTTTCAGGGTTTAAAGTGGACATCTGGTCTGCTGGAGTAACACT ATACAACATCACAACAAGCCTGTACCCATTCGAGGGGGATAACATTTATAAGCTATTCGAGAACATTGGTAAAGGAGACTACACTATTCCGGAGGAGTGTGGCCCACTGCTTACTGACCTATTAAAAG GAATGCTTGAATATGATCCTGTGAAAAGATTCTCAATACAGCAAATTAGGCAACACAA TTGGGTGAGGAAGAAACACCCACCTTCGGAGCCGCCCGTACCAATCCCACCCAGTGCAGAGACTCGTGATGTCTGGAGGAGCATGACAGTGGTGCCCTACTTGGAAGATCTTCATGGTTACGGTGAGGAAGAGGAGGACGACGACATGTTTGACGGGGAAGACGACATCATCTACACTCAGGACTTTACCGTGCCag GCCAGGTTGGAGAGGAAGAGGAGCAGGAGATGCTGGAGGAACCTGTTCCAGAGCGAAGTCGTGCCATGGTGAAACCGGTTTGCGTAAACGGGACTGAACCGGCGGCTCTAAAGCCCAAATCGGAGCGGCGCTCCAGCTCCTCCTCCAACCCCTCTCGGAAGGGAGTGTCTACGGCTAGCAAGATCCGCAAACTCTCCACCTGCAAACAGCAATGA